A single Ignavibacteriota bacterium DNA region contains:
- a CDS encoding DUF1573 domain-containing protein translates to MKHYLTCLLLIYFFFTFNMNGQDTTDGIVWYPPIQLSDSGFNAFIPTIALSGNDTVHVTYYGGGKRLAYARSVTGGIDFEPVRELLTDSLVTSSIAMNMKIVADGNDVFLFFVNPDPPYPYHSKVRLSHSSDRGETFERIRQISQDRAGEITWATIWKNDIAIIHDITGPRKITRSSDRGRTWTRTNEDLGDFTRIALTQGTLHQVDHKWIDPTNEISYLQSTNLGTTWGKDTILSKIDEWYSDIPSIAGYTNDCSTELLIAWRDTKYGWKGALGASIISRGGLANGKRWLPEVLLTQEPRGFDPRVAINKNLRAVQMKYEVAALDTFHSVVTASNNSLSRYVPVKDLTPQAKFTSRGDVKVSSHAVHVVYSKEVGSTFRVFYQRGEFLQNEATISFSQSLMKFDTTEVSTTVTQSVTVRNAGQDILQIGTATTDNESFQVTPSSAAILPEDSVEFSISFTPEKEEQYTGRIIFYYNSPNSPSCFPVTGYGKWRQDQTQYSRGWNLVSIPVRPGPVQKVPSMFLYDGGYYDSDTLVFGKGYWGKPPDTMTFQGSEVLEDSFIVKKGWNIIGSLSAPIQSATLLTSPMNIVVSPFYGYNEEGYYPADAILPGKGYWVKVNSNGKLILQAQSMSKVMNSK, encoded by the coding sequence ATGAAACATTATCTTACTTGTCTTCTCTTGATATATTTTTTCTTCACGTTCAATATGAACGGGCAAGATACTACCGACGGCATTGTTTGGTATCCGCCTATCCAACTATCAGATAGTGGATTTAATGCCTTTATACCAACAATTGCCTTATCAGGAAATGATACTGTACATGTTACATATTATGGAGGAGGGAAACGATTAGCGTATGCAAGAAGTGTTACAGGCGGAATAGATTTTGAGCCGGTGAGAGAATTGTTAACGGATTCGTTGGTAACAAGTTCCATTGCAATGAATATGAAAATAGTTGCCGACGGAAATGATGTTTTTCTTTTTTTTGTGAACCCTGACCCACCTTACCCTTATCACTCAAAAGTACGTTTATCACACAGCAGTGATAGAGGCGAAACGTTTGAACGTATCCGGCAAATAAGTCAGGATAGAGCTGGGGAGATAACATGGGCGACAATTTGGAAAAATGATATTGCCATTATTCATGATATCACAGGACCGAGAAAAATTACTCGTTCTTCGGACAGAGGAAGAACCTGGACACGCACGAATGAAGATTTAGGCGACTTTACCCGTATTGCGTTAACTCAAGGCACACTACATCAGGTTGACCATAAATGGATTGACCCGACAAATGAAATTAGCTATTTACAATCTACAAATTTAGGCACAACATGGGGCAAAGATACGATTCTTTCAAAAATTGATGAGTGGTATTCGGATATACCGTCAATTGCAGGTTACACAAATGATTGTAGTACTGAACTACTGATTGCATGGCGGGACACAAAATACGGTTGGAAGGGTGCCTTAGGAGCAAGTATCATTAGTAGAGGAGGGCTTGCAAATGGAAAGCGGTGGTTACCGGAAGTTCTGCTAACACAGGAACCGCGCGGGTTCGATCCCAGGGTAGCCATAAACAAGAATCTCCGGGCTGTTCAAATGAAATATGAGGTTGCGGCATTAGATACCTTTCACAGTGTCGTAACGGCAAGTAATAATTCACTTTCACGCTACGTGCCGGTGAAAGACCTAACTCCTCAGGCTAAATTTACGAGTAGAGGTGATGTCAAAGTTTCAAGCCATGCAGTGCATGTTGTCTATTCCAAAGAAGTTGGCTCGACATTTCGTGTATTTTATCAACGAGGTGAGTTTTTACAAAATGAAGCAACAATTTCTTTTTCACAATCATTGATGAAGTTTGACACGACAGAAGTCAGCACAACAGTGACACAGTCAGTAACAGTGCGAAATGCAGGCCAAGACATCCTACAAATTGGAACAGCAACTACCGACAACGAAAGTTTTCAAGTTACACCTTCAAGCGCAGCGATACTCCCTGAAGATAGCGTAGAGTTTAGTATATCATTTACACCGGAAAAAGAAGAACAGTACACGGGACGAATTATTTTTTATTACAACAGTCCTAATTCACCCAGTTGTTTTCCGGTAACAGGATATGGAAAATGGAGACAAGACCAAACACAATATTCTCGAGGATGGAATCTGGTATCTATTCCCGTCCGACCGGGTCCGGTACAAAAAGTTCCTTCCATGTTTTTGTATGATGGCGGGTATTACGATAGCGATACGCTTGTGTTCGGAAAAGGGTATTGGGGGAAACCGCCGGACACAATGACATTTCAGGGGAGTGAAGTATTGGAAGATAGTTTTATTGTAAAGAAAGGGTGGAATATTATCGGTTCGTTGAGCGCGCCTATTCAATCTGCAACACTTCTCACATCGCCAATGAATATCGTTGTCTCTCCGTTTTACGGATATAACGAAGAAGGATATTATCCCGCCGATGCAATACTTCCTGGGAAAGGGTATTGGGTGAAAGTAAACAGTAATGGGAAATTGATTTTACAAGCTCAAAGTATGAGTAAAGTCATGAATTCTAAATAA
- a CDS encoding response regulator transcription factor: protein MDNKPITVLLVEDEQALRQLTSWFLQEEGGIEVIGEAADGEEAVTLADKHTPDIILMDVSLGSMNDLKGVDATRKILALHPEQKVIGYSIHEHPHYVREMVKAGACGYFSKLSDDMKQITHVIKTVFSKHHYFSKSVALALKNKDEEKSPYEILSPVESEILLHIVQGKPLKEIAAMRNVTISTVDTQRRNILNKLHCRSDVELVLHSLRHGLIEF, encoded by the coding sequence ATGGACAACAAGCCAATTACAGTATTACTCGTTGAAGATGAACAAGCGTTACGGCAACTGACATCATGGTTTCTTCAGGAAGAGGGAGGAATCGAGGTTATCGGGGAAGCCGCAGACGGGGAAGAAGCGGTTACGTTAGCCGATAAACATACGCCGGATATCATTCTCATGGATGTTTCACTCGGTTCGATGAACGACCTGAAAGGAGTGGACGCAACTCGAAAAATTCTTGCTTTGCATCCGGAACAAAAAGTGATTGGGTATTCGATTCATGAACATCCTCATTATGTCCGTGAGATGGTGAAGGCGGGTGCTTGCGGTTACTTTAGTAAGTTGTCGGATGATATGAAACAGATAACCCATGTTATTAAAACAGTCTTTTCCAAACATCATTATTTCAGTAAGAGTGTCGCCTTAGCATTGAAGAACAAGGACGAAGAAAAAAGCCCGTATGAAATACTATCACCGGTTGAAAGTGAAATACTCCTGCACATTGTACAAGGGAAACCGTTAAAAGAAATTGCCGCCATGCGGAATGTTACCATAAGCACTGTGGATACGCAGAGGCGAAACATACTGAACAAGCTACACTGCCGGAGTGATGTGGAGTTGGTACTGCATTCTCTCAGGCACGGGTTGATAGAATTTTGA
- a CDS encoding helix-turn-helix transcriptional regulator, whose translation MPKQKSIVEFRSAIKVARKSQGLYQKEVAGKLNITPKYFSLIEQGTKVPSPKLQEKICTALNIRIRYDVPPPKKTKNECYQKFAVRVR comes from the coding sequence ATGCCAAAACAGAAAAGCATAGTGGAGTTTCGTTCGGCTATTAAAGTTGCACGGAAGAGCCAGGGTTTATACCAAAAAGAAGTTGCAGGGAAACTGAACATTACACCCAAGTATTTTTCCCTTATTGAACAGGGAACGAAAGTCCCCAGTCCGAAACTTCAGGAAAAAATTTGTACTGCCCTGAACATTCGAATTCGATACGACGTCCCCCCCCCAAAAAAAACAAAGAATGAATGTTATCAGAAATTTGCTGTAAGAGTCAGGTAA
- a CDS encoding exo-alpha-sialidase, with the protein MKKFDTKLFHHHLRGMFIPLLVLFLVLISSLEAQTPWVKKVSGGGLGNPFCVNPWNDNIIYSAAGGQGLLISRNRGNTWSTLSTVTGGSQIKAVAVSARDTNVILVAMESGPPDKILKSTNNGATWTVTFQQNFYYWGVPLAYLPQLDDDTVYTMGGNTVYRSTDFGSTWDTVRTNPFNTSNQGWEYCVIRPDSPSVLLVADNASGIWKSYDYGVNWKKVHTATGEVPALALSPDEPRTIYGPRWSGGGGFVKSTDGGETWNFSTPLNGINMWGVAVSTTDPNFVITGTYGPSYTSTGGIYISRDAGTTWERTYQGLVATTNYACLVLDTMSLFIVQGDGLWRHDRPLGQLAVTSPNGKEIWHANTVHNITWTANGVNDVKLEYSLNNGFNWITIINSVPAATGSYTWTVPDTVSAECLVRVTDTFNTTLKDASNATFIIDRVALELLSPVGGEDWLAGSTHPIQWSSIGILHVKIQFTTDNGANWLDLVSSMHASVGSYSWKIPHTPSSYCKVKVTNTSELDMVGISDSVFTISDTAQFSASIVIEDGGGNSDTVMFGEKTLATDGLDTLFGESELTIKPPPGTFDARWQVSGTNGTKLDLRDTLSDVHPTVIFTLELQPGSAGYPLTLRWNPELFPLDYFTLRDAQTEGTLLSLDMLAETSCVITNSSITSVQIVHSLLMELPVHANARWNLVSLPVNTNDRSKESVFPTSISQAFEYTNKYHAEDTLEYGRGYWLKFNDDQTVLITGTKRANDSVGVAEGWNIVGSVSKPVPVPSITSDQPGVIQSSFFGYNNGYSEADTIKPGYGYWLKAGQNGKLYMTSPAVQRRRK; encoded by the coding sequence TCCGTTGCTTGTTCTTTTTCTTGTTTTGATTTCATCACTTGAAGCACAAACTCCGTGGGTGAAGAAGGTCAGCGGCGGTGGCTTGGGAAATCCGTTCTGCGTCAATCCATGGAATGATAATATCATTTACTCGGCAGCCGGAGGACAAGGATTGCTCATTTCCAGAAATCGGGGAAACACGTGGAGTACACTCTCAACAGTGACAGGCGGCTCGCAAATCAAAGCAGTCGCAGTCAGTGCGAGAGATACGAATGTTATTCTGGTCGCGATGGAAAGCGGACCACCGGACAAGATTTTGAAATCTACGAACAACGGCGCAACTTGGACTGTAACGTTTCAACAGAATTTTTATTACTGGGGAGTTCCGCTTGCCTATCTTCCTCAACTCGATGATGATACTGTTTATACAATGGGGGGCAACACGGTTTACCGAAGCACAGATTTCGGCAGTACGTGGGATACTGTTCGAACGAATCCGTTTAACACCTCGAACCAGGGATGGGAATATTGTGTGATTCGCCCGGATAGTCCGAGTGTTCTGCTTGTCGCTGATAACGCATCGGGAATCTGGAAGTCGTATGATTATGGAGTGAACTGGAAAAAAGTACATACTGCAACGGGTGAAGTTCCTGCGCTTGCGTTATCTCCTGATGAACCGAGAACGATATATGGTCCCCGATGGAGCGGCGGCGGCGGTTTTGTGAAATCAACCGACGGAGGTGAAACATGGAACTTCAGCACACCGTTGAATGGCATCAACATGTGGGGTGTTGCTGTTTCCACGACCGACCCGAATTTTGTTATCACCGGAACGTACGGACCTTCATACACTTCGACCGGAGGAATTTATATTTCCCGTGATGCCGGAACCACATGGGAACGAACGTATCAGGGTTTGGTCGCCACAACAAACTACGCGTGTCTTGTGCTTGATACGATGAGTTTATTTATCGTTCAGGGAGATGGATTGTGGCGACACGACCGACCGCTCGGGCAACTTGCTGTAACATCGCCGAACGGAAAAGAAATCTGGCATGCGAACACTGTTCACAATATTACATGGACTGCGAATGGAGTGAACGATGTCAAACTTGAATACTCGCTCAATAACGGTTTCAACTGGATAACGATAATCAACAGCGTACCAGCGGCAACCGGCTCGTACACATGGACTGTTCCCGATACAGTTTCAGCAGAATGTCTTGTACGCGTGACCGATACGTTCAACACAACATTGAAGGATGCGAGTAACGCTACATTCATCATTGATAGAGTAGCATTGGAGTTGCTCAGCCCGGTTGGAGGAGAAGACTGGCTTGCAGGTTCGACTCACCCGATTCAATGGAGTTCGATAGGAATATTGCATGTCAAGATTCAGTTCACGACAGATAATGGCGCTAATTGGCTCGACCTCGTTTCGAGTATGCACGCTTCCGTCGGTTCGTATTCGTGGAAGATTCCACACACGCCTTCCTCATACTGCAAAGTAAAAGTAACCAACACATCCGAACTCGATATGGTCGGCATCAGCGATTCCGTGTTTACGATTTCCGATACGGCACAGTTTTCCGCAAGTATCGTAATTGAGGATGGCGGCGGAAATTCCGATACAGTAATGTTCGGGGAAAAAACATTGGCGACCGATGGACTCGATACATTGTTTGGTGAATCAGAACTCACCATTAAACCGCCTCCCGGTACGTTCGATGCTCGGTGGCAGGTTTCGGGAACGAACGGAACGAAACTTGACCTTCGCGATACATTAAGCGATGTACATCCGACTGTTATCTTTACTTTGGAACTTCAACCCGGGAGCGCAGGGTATCCGCTCACGCTTCGCTGGAATCCCGAATTGTTTCCGCTCGATTATTTCACCTTGCGCGACGCTCAGACGGAGGGAACGCTCCTCTCGCTTGATATGCTTGCAGAAACATCATGTGTGATTACGAACTCCTCCATTACATCCGTGCAGATTGTTCATTCATTGCTGATGGAACTCCCGGTTCATGCAAACGCCCGGTGGAATCTTGTTTCACTTCCGGTGAACACCAATGACCGTAGCAAAGAATCCGTGTTCCCGACCTCCATTTCTCAGGCATTTGAATACACGAATAAATACCACGCGGAAGATACGTTAGAATACGGGCGTGGTTACTGGTTAAAATTCAACGACGACCAAACCGTGCTTATCACCGGCACTAAACGGGCAAACGATTCGGTTGGTGTTGCTGAGGGCTGGAATATTGTTGGAAGCGTGAGCAAGCCGGTTCCGGTTCCTTCCATTACAAGCGACCAGCCGGGCGTCATTCAATCATCGTTCTTCGGTTACAACAACGGTTACTCCGAAGCCGACACAATCAAACCCGGCTACGGTTACTGGCTAAAAGCAGGACAGAACGGAAAACTGTACATGACATCGCCGGCAGTACAGCGAAGAAGAAAATAA